The following coding sequences lie in one Pyrobaculum sp. 3827-6 genomic window:
- a CDS encoding PUA domain-containing protein, with protein sequence MALDAIQIITYLYGREVAERLRSRDIKIERNKTGRIRYVYVDDKLAFVLRNNDGYLLPTIYGAQFLDRGVAISGEVSEYIKQGRNVPAKYVRDMSGQARPNGEVAVTDPAGAVIAVGRLLYSRKELTLGRGYAVKVRESLKGASAKRTEPPQ encoded by the coding sequence GTGGCGCTCGACGCCATACAGATCATCACATATTTATATGGTAGAGAGGTGGCGGAGAGGCTCAGGAGCCGCGATATTAAGATCGAGCGCAATAAGACCGGCCGCATTAGATACGTCTATGTGGATGACAAGCTGGCGTTCGTGTTGAGAAACAACGACGGCTACTTGTTGCCTACGATCTATGGTGCGCAGTTTTTAGACAGGGGGGTCGCCATTAGTGGTGAGGTTTCCGAATATATAAAACAGGGCCGTAACGTCCCAGCTAAGTATGTACGAGACATGTCAGGACAGGCAAGGCCCAACGGCGAGGTCGCCGTCACCGATCCAGCAGGCGCCGTCATAGCCGTCGGGAGGCTACTGTACAGCAGAAAAGAGCTCACGCTGGGGAGGGGGTACGCCGTCAAGGTGAGGGAATCTCTAAAAGGCGCTAGTGCAAAGCGGACAGAGCCTCCTCAATAG
- a CDS encoding multiprotein bridging factor aMBF1, giving the protein MYCEICGRPIEGEPVPVEVDKAVLYVCRSCAARYGKKVFSQVPQQRGAPPPRPRRAPAPRPPPVEVELVENYGEVIRRARENLGLARETLAVMLGIKETVLRRIEAGQLQPDISLARKLEKTLGVKLLVEAQDEGGVKGGGRLERGLTLGEVAEIREDSEE; this is encoded by the coding sequence GTGTATTGCGAAATCTGTGGAAGGCCTATAGAGGGCGAGCCAGTGCCCGTGGAGGTGGATAAAGCAGTGTTGTACGTCTGTAGAAGTTGCGCAGCCCGCTATGGCAAAAAGGTGTTTTCCCAAGTTCCGCAACAGAGAGGGGCACCTCCGCCGAGGCCTAGGCGTGCGCCGGCGCCGCGTCCTCCGCCGGTGGAGGTGGAGCTTGTTGAAAACTATGGCGAGGTGATTAGGAGGGCGAGGGAGAACCTCGGCCTCGCGAGAGAGACGTTGGCAGTCATGCTGGGTATCAAGGAGACGGTGTTGAGGAGGATAGAGGCGGGACAGCTACAGCCCGACATCTCGCTGGCTAGGAAGTTGGAAAAGACGCTCGGCGTTAAGCTACTAGTAGAAGCACAAGACGAGGGAGGCGTCAAGGGCGGGGGCAGGCTGGAGAGGGGCCTAACGCTGGGCGAGGTGGCGGAAATTAGAGAAGACAGTGAGGAGTAG